The genomic DNA TATTCTGATCATATTTGACaaaagaaattcaaatattattttatttgaactttGTAGCACCTAATATCTTAGATAGTGTCTGGAATATTTTTTCTCTATATTTTACTGACCTTCAATACTTTTTATGTGAGTAACAGTCAGAGCTAGATAAGTTTTAAGCAAAATGTATTGGAAATAGTAATtgaaatacttttaattaaataagatagtatttggaaatttataattacacaTGTGAATTTCTCTACGAATTGGAACTATAATTTGggataataattttcttaaaatgtaGTAGAAATAATTCTTTTATGCTTCTGAACTTGCATTGATTATTTCATATATtatgtttcattattattatgtattaaaagTGCATAGAACAATTATGAATGGCAGGACATATTAACAGTTATTTGGTAAAGagaatttaacacgttgaatgccatggCGATCACTGGTAACAGATACTGCAAATTACacatatttgaataattaaaagaaaacaatagaaaaacattatttaagGAATATTGTTATGGTACACATAATGTAAAATGGTAAATAgagagcttgaaatttgaaaattagctatttttattcttaatattTAGAGCTTCAATAAGTCATATAACAAATGGCCATTTTCACAGTGGCATTCACTGTGTTAATTTATATATGAGAATGAACAATACATCAGGTATGACTTCATGAAACTAATACtctaatatttcattatgtgtacaatgaaaaaaatattcatttcaaataacTATTACCAGTTCTtgttaaaaaatacatactgtGTGTACTtgtaatatgaaataaatatttcaaacaatatttcacttattgttagtattcaaattaatcaatattatagtttaaaaaataatctctCTAAGTATTATTATCACTATATATGAATAAGGAAATATGATTTCCAATTAGAACAAAAGCTATAAAACAATGTATGAGCAGCAAATTTAGGTATATATGtttatgttgtttttaaatatactgaACTGATATTAATGAAgatgaataagaaataaagaaacaatatAAGAACTTACATTAAGTTAATTAAGACTTGCAATCCATTTTAATTATATCAGATAGCGTCCaaagtaatttaataaaattacgtTATAAGTATCGGCTCAACCTTTTTAACAGAAAAAACTGTAACCttttagttaaaattatttgaaaatgacatGTACCTATAAGTATTTTTAAGTAATAAcctattctaaatatttattatgatttcaaattttcttgcagtaataaatatttactttaaCGTAATTCATATGCAGTGTGTTGTATTTTGGAATTTGAGACAGCATTATGGATTTTCAgaaccattattatgaaatttaaGAACCTTGgaaccttagaatcttagaattctagaattaaaaaattttggaatttttaaattttataattcctcAATCTTAGAACcttggaattttagaacttcagaatttcagaatggTAAGGGGGCAAGTTCACATTTTTAGTGGACCAAACTCAGCTCTGTCCTTATCTAATTATGCCAATGCATACATTTTAACTCAAAAAGTGAAAATTTGCACCTTTGTAAGTTTGACATAAGAGGAGAGGTATATTTTATTCTGCCATCATTGTCTActcaattatataaataaatagcaTAAATTTGAATAGAATGGATAATGGAGATTCAGATAACACTgctaaattatatttcataatatgttgaatttatttttaaaaaaattatttacaggtccttaaaatatcaaataaatttcGATAATCAAATATTGGGATGTTATGTTTCTATTTATTTGGAACTTCCATCTGGTTTGTACGTCAATGTTAATGAATTAAGTAATTTAAGAAGGCTCAGAGTTGTAAGTTAATAGTACAAAAGTATATTTTACTATACAAATCAATTCAAGCAGAAGCAATGATTCATTACAGTTGACACTTACTTTATACTTCAGTTTTTAAAgaattagaatttaattattaaatctttCTGCCTCTTTTTCAGAATACAGCTTGTTTGATTGGAGAAACCAATATTGACGTGTTCAGTGAAAAAGCAGAAATTCAGAAAGTTACTGTTTGTTCGTTTTTAAATGATATACAATGTATTATGAAACTACCAGTACATCAACGCTATCAATATGCCAGTAAAAATAATAGATACGTGAATATCACTTTACCAAAACCCAAATTACTTTTAGGATGTAGAAAAAGGATTAAGGAATACAGAATTTCTAAGATAGATCTATGTTCTCCATGTACAAAACTTATACCCAAATGGAGAGAAATTCCCTACATTATGGTATATATTAAATTGCATTAATGATAAAGATATTCTTTTAATGATTCTGAataggaatatatttttattttatagcatACAGAACATGTATGGGTAATACCAGCTGGTGATACAATGATTTTACCTACAGTAACTTATACCacattattattaacaattttatgtaCAATTTATCTCATGCAAACAATTTTGAAATCTATGTCTAAACAACATcaaaagaaagaataatatatttgaaatataatgacACAAACATTTTCTATAAAGTTCTAACGAAGTAATATTTActcattatgttacatttttataataaatattaaatataatacacacattattagtattaaatataatacataaaCATTTATATACAATCATCAcacttttaaaacattttttaccTACTCAAAAGTTTGAATGAATAGATATAATATTCATATTAATGAATAAGAAATAGGGAAATCTGTATACTTTTTAGTCATATTACAGCAACTACATAATCAATAATTCCTTATTTTGGGCAGTAGAAATGTTACTGTACTTATGATAGTTGTAATGATTTTCATAATGTTACTTATTTTATTGTCATGGTACTATGAATCTCTTTCTAtgtctgtatttttattatctttacGTGTCTCTCCTTTTTCTCTTACATATTCATTTTCCATTGATGATGTATCTACTGTATTCGAAGAtgagttttttattttattctgggGATCATTCCATGGTTGAATTGTACTTGTACCaaataagataaataataaatttccgaCTATGTATATTATAGCtgataagaaaaaaatactCTTCCATTGCGACAGATCagtctaaaaaataaaaagaatataagAAGCAATTATCGTTTACTTTTACTACATTTTCATAATCTTCTATTAACAAATTATTGATgagtatataaaaaatataaaaaattcgaaatcaTATCAAAAGCATTGGCGCAACTAGGATCATTGTTTGGAGTGGGCGATATAAATTACCAtcatctttaaccctttcgtaggCGGTGGAAATTGTTTTTCCCATGAATTGAAGTCATTAATACATGCAGTTTCAAAGTACAAAACATTGGATTTGGTAATTATAACATATACCAACCCTAATTGCAAAAGAGTACAAAAAAGAATGAATTGATTTTATTGAAGtcaatatatatttaacttaaTATTCTTTATgttgaaatttttactttcTCACGtccatgaaagggttaaatctaaCTTAAtcagaatattaattaatacattttgTTAGTTTCAAATAATAAGAATATGTATCgtatatattgtttttaattacattaccTACATATTGTTTTGTGGCAGGATTGTAAATCTTAATATTTTAGGGTTTTTcaactttagaattttagaatttttcaactttggaattctagaatttctgaattcttaaattttagatatttagaattatgaaattctaaaatcttgaaagggtatagcaggataagatggtcaaaagtacctttgagccgattttacttaGCAACGCACCACtcgatagcttatcccaaaaaaccatggtacaccaagtttcaaccctgtacctcaactgGCAGGGTTG from Osmia lignaria lignaria isolate PbOS001 chromosome 15, iyOsmLign1, whole genome shotgun sequence includes the following:
- the LOC117611248 gene encoding GPI alpha-1,4-mannosyltransferase I, stabilizing subunit isoform X3, encoding MSLKYQINFDNQILGCYVSIYLELPSGLYVNVNELSNLRRLRVNTACLIGETNIDVFSEKAEIQKVTVCSFLNDIQCIMKLPVHQRYQYASKNNRYVNITLPKPKLLLGCRKRIKEYRISKIDLCSPCTKLIPKWREIPYIMHTEHVWVIPAGDTMILPTVTYTTLLLTILCTIYLMQTILKSMSKQHQKKE
- the LOC117611248 gene encoding GPI alpha-1,4-mannosyltransferase I, stabilizing subunit isoform X1 gives rise to the protein MPLSRIQKYFMKVNLVCFTILQTTICETINANVVSRIEGEGFHRSLKYQINFDNQILGCYVSIYLELPSGLYVNVNELSNLRRLRVNTACLIGETNIDVFSEKAEIQKVTVCSFLNDIQCIMKLPVHQRYQYASKNNRYVNITLPKPKLLLGCRKRIKEYRISKIDLCSPCTKLIPKWREIPYIMHTEHVWVIPAGDTMILPTVTYTTLLLTILCTIYLMQTILKSMSKQHQKKE
- the LOC117611248 gene encoding GPI alpha-1,4-mannosyltransferase I, stabilizing subunit isoform X2, with amino-acid sequence MSRMNENVLDERSLKYQINFDNQILGCYVSIYLELPSGLYVNVNELSNLRRLRVNTACLIGETNIDVFSEKAEIQKVTVCSFLNDIQCIMKLPVHQRYQYASKNNRYVNITLPKPKLLLGCRKRIKEYRISKIDLCSPCTKLIPKWREIPYIMHTEHVWVIPAGDTMILPTVTYTTLLLTILCTIYLMQTILKSMSKQHQKKE